One window of the Archangium primigenium genome contains the following:
- a CDS encoding MDR family MFS transporter: protein MAVTSQSVSQPVSPQPFELSRSEKILTLAGVLLGMLLAALDQTIVSTAGPAIQSDLGIPASLYAWITTSYLVASTVLVPVYGKLSDGFGRRRILVIGILIFLTGSALCGLSRTTMQLILSRALQGAGSASLFTSAFAIVADIFPPSERGKYQGIFGGVFGLSSVVGPLVGGFLTDHLSWHWVFFVNLPLGAVALGFILTRMPPLRREGVRPSVDLWGALTLAVFTVPLLVALSLGRGAPSSEGGGASWSVGLLVVSAVGLVAFLFVERSVREPLLDLSLFKNRVFAVGNLATFLNGGVFLGAIVFLPLFMVNVVGLSATRSGLTLTPLTLGIVAGNVLSGQLVARWGRYKPLMILAQCLLLAAFAVMGFTLSPESTQGELTVKMVAVGLGLGPAIPLFTLAIQNGVSPTRMGVATASATFFRQMGSTVGVALLGMVFGGMLGSAMATHLAEATRDAPEGLRQELQAAAVPGGEGAGAGEGAPGQRAFDAAALRARLAGEFEQRRAALPPGEEAPRAALEREQREAEAAVDRMDLGIKRAFTEAIRALYLSALGVAALALLVILALPELPLRKSNAPPPVAE from the coding sequence ATGGCCGTCACTTCGCAGTCCGTCTCGCAGCCCGTCTCACCGCAGCCCTTCGAGCTGTCGCGTTCGGAGAAGATCCTCACCCTGGCGGGCGTGCTGCTCGGCATGTTGCTGGCCGCGCTCGACCAGACGATCGTGTCCACCGCGGGCCCCGCCATCCAGAGTGACCTGGGCATTCCCGCGTCGCTCTACGCGTGGATCACCACGTCCTACCTGGTGGCCTCCACGGTGCTGGTGCCGGTGTACGGCAAGCTGTCGGACGGCTTCGGCCGGCGGCGCATCCTGGTCATCGGCATCCTCATCTTCCTCACGGGCTCGGCGCTCTGCGGCCTGTCGCGCACCACGATGCAGCTCATCCTCTCGCGGGCGTTGCAGGGGGCGGGCTCCGCGTCGCTCTTCACCAGCGCCTTCGCCATCGTGGCGGACATCTTCCCGCCCTCCGAGCGTGGCAAGTACCAGGGCATCTTCGGTGGCGTGTTCGGCCTGTCGAGCGTGGTGGGGCCGCTGGTGGGGGGCTTCCTCACGGACCATCTGAGCTGGCACTGGGTGTTCTTCGTCAACCTGCCCCTGGGCGCGGTGGCGCTCGGCTTCATCCTCACGCGCATGCCGCCCCTGCGCCGCGAGGGCGTGCGGCCCTCGGTGGACCTGTGGGGCGCGCTGACCCTGGCGGTGTTCACCGTGCCCCTGCTGGTGGCGCTGTCGCTCGGGCGCGGTGCCCCGTCGTCGGAGGGCGGGGGCGCGTCCTGGTCGGTGGGGCTGCTGGTCGTGTCCGCGGTGGGGCTCGTGGCCTTCCTGTTCGTGGAGCGCTCGGTGCGTGAGCCCCTGTTGGACCTGTCGCTCTTCAAGAACCGCGTGTTCGCCGTGGGCAACCTCGCCACCTTCCTCAATGGTGGCGTCTTCCTGGGCGCCATCGTCTTCCTGCCGCTCTTCATGGTGAACGTGGTGGGCCTGTCCGCCACGCGCTCGGGACTCACGCTGACGCCGCTCACCCTGGGCATCGTCGCGGGCAACGTGCTGTCCGGGCAGCTCGTGGCGCGCTGGGGGCGCTACAAGCCGTTGATGATCCTGGCCCAGTGTCTGCTCCTGGCCGCCTTCGCGGTGATGGGCTTCACGCTCTCGCCCGAGTCCACCCAGGGCGAGCTCACCGTGAAGATGGTGGCGGTGGGGCTGGGGCTGGGGCCCGCCATTCCGCTCTTCACGCTCGCCATCCAGAATGGCGTGTCGCCCACCCGCATGGGCGTGGCCACGGCGAGCGCGACCTTCTTCCGGCAGATGGGCTCCACCGTGGGCGTGGCGCTCTTGGGCATGGTGTTCGGCGGGATGCTCGGCTCGGCCATGGCCACGCACCTGGCCGAGGCCACCCGGGACGCGCCCGAGGGCCTGCGCCAGGAGCTCCAGGCCGCCGCGGTCCCGGGAGGGGAGGGCGCGGGGGCGGGTGAGGGCGCTCCGGGTCAGCGGGCGTTCGACGCGGCGGCGCTCCGCGCGCGCCTGGCCGGGGAGTTCGAGCAGCGGCGCGCGGCGCTCCCACCCGGGGAGGAGGCCCCCCGCGCGGCGCTGGAGCGGGAGCAGCGGGAGGCCGAGGCCGCCGTGGACCGGATGGACCTGGGCATCAAGCGCGCCTTCACCGAGGCCATTCGCGCGCTGTACCTCAGCGCCCTGGGGGTGGCGGCCCTCGCGCTGCTCGTCATCCTCGCGCTGCCGGAGCTGCCCTTGCGCAAGAGCAACGCGCCCCCGCCCGTGGCGGAATAG
- a CDS encoding DUF2339 domain-containing protein — protein MAEDNSRELNDVVRRLEDTVARLEARIARLEAAPPPVALPPPPPVVPSAAPAPAPRDLEAHLGTYWLSRAGIVALILGFAFLIIYHFGDLGVLARVGLGYLLSAGLAALGLWLSRRHALFGQILFGGGLALGYFVTYALHFVPAVRVIDSEVLALVLLALNTVAIVVVAHRMRSETVAGIALFLGLHTGMLSDITLFTLLSTALLAAGALFFLVKNRWVIVPLSSLVAVYSTHVVWAMRTQAIAPGGSTGDRLALSLGFLALYYVLFSVALLIEPRELSRRVGLTFALLNWAGLLALGAVEVERWDSPRLFAFFVAVALAQAACGAGARMRGASDALFQTYVATAVLSLALGVPTEFEGATLVRTWTVVGLGAGLAGRTLGASALTSVGVGLLFLALGATWLPPAGRAGLNAGLLVAFVIVERLSVARASVSRPSLQALCALGAGFAAVWMLGDVLPPALVTLAWGLAASLLFLLGFTVRERWYRFAGLGVLGLALARLLFVDLSGLPPNQRILTFLVLGALLLAVSFIYTRARGQKE, from the coding sequence ATGGCGGAGGACAACTCGCGGGAGTTGAATGACGTCGTGCGGCGACTGGAGGACACGGTTGCCCGGCTGGAAGCGCGCATCGCCCGACTGGAAGCCGCGCCGCCGCCCGTGGCCCTCCCACCGCCTCCGCCCGTCGTCCCGAGCGCCGCGCCGGCCCCCGCGCCGAGGGACCTCGAGGCGCACCTGGGCACGTACTGGCTGAGCCGCGCGGGCATCGTCGCGCTGATCCTCGGCTTCGCCTTCCTCATCATCTACCACTTCGGGGACCTGGGCGTGCTCGCGCGCGTGGGTCTGGGCTACCTGCTGAGCGCGGGGCTCGCGGCGCTGGGCCTCTGGCTGTCGCGGCGCCACGCGCTGTTCGGGCAGATCCTCTTCGGGGGAGGCCTGGCGCTCGGCTACTTCGTCACCTACGCGCTGCACTTCGTGCCCGCCGTGCGGGTGATCGACAGCGAGGTGCTGGCGCTCGTGCTGCTGGCGCTCAACACGGTGGCCATCGTGGTGGTGGCCCACCGCATGCGCTCGGAGACGGTGGCGGGCATCGCCCTGTTCCTCGGACTGCACACGGGGATGCTCAGCGACATCACCCTCTTCACGCTCCTGTCCACGGCGCTGCTGGCCGCCGGGGCGCTCTTCTTCCTGGTGAAGAACCGCTGGGTGATCGTCCCCCTGTCGAGCCTCGTCGCCGTCTACTCCACGCACGTGGTGTGGGCCATGCGCACGCAGGCCATCGCGCCGGGGGGAAGCACGGGGGACCGGCTCGCCCTGAGCCTCGGCTTCCTCGCGCTCTATTACGTCCTCTTCTCCGTGGCCCTGCTCATCGAGCCGCGCGAGCTGTCGCGGCGCGTGGGGCTCACCTTCGCCCTGCTCAACTGGGCCGGGCTGCTCGCCCTGGGCGCCGTGGAGGTGGAGCGCTGGGACTCCCCGCGCCTGTTCGCCTTCTTCGTCGCCGTGGCACTCGCCCAGGCGGCGTGCGGCGCCGGGGCGCGGATGCGGGGGGCCTCGGACGCCCTCTTCCAGACGTACGTGGCCACGGCGGTGCTCTCGCTCGCCCTGGGCGTACCCACCGAGTTCGAGGGCGCGACGCTCGTGCGCACCTGGACGGTGGTGGGGCTCGGGGCGGGGCTCGCCGGGCGGACCCTGGGCGCCAGCGCCCTCACGAGCGTGGGCGTGGGCCTGCTCTTCCTCGCGCTGGGGGCCACATGGCTGCCGCCCGCGGGGCGCGCCGGGCTCAACGCGGGCCTGCTCGTGGCCTTCGTGATCGTGGAGCGGCTGTCGGTGGCGCGCGCCAGCGTCTCCCGTCCGAGCCTCCAGGCCCTGTGCGCCCTGGGCGCGGGGTTCGCCGCCGTGTGGATGCTGGGCGACGTGCTGCCCCCGGCGCTCGTCACGCTCGCCTGGGGCCTGGCGGCCTCGCTCCTGTTCCTGCTCGGCTTCACCGTGCGCGAGCGCTGGTACCGCTTCGCGGGGCTCGGCGTGCTCGGCCTCGCGCTCGCGCGGCTCCTGTTCGTGGACCTGTCCGGCCTGCCGCCCAATCAGCGCATCCTCACCTTCCTGGTGCTCGGGGCGCTGCTCCTGGCCGTCTCGTTCATCTACACGCGGGCGCGCGGCCAGAAGGAGTAG
- a CDS encoding ribonuclease D produces the protein MPTFPTGAQDIQDAASAQAAAQRLEDVAELSVDVETDAMHSFRARLCFLQVGTDADVFLFDTLQPGVTPSLLARVMEDPARTKFFHAASGDLPFLAEAGVRVQGLFDTHRAATLLGWPKVGLADLARERLGVELPKEHQQSDFALRPLPPEMRDYIANDVRYLVELGRQVREECRAADILEEVQLDCQRMCDEAAARPDVGADFKPKLPKGGLSPAQLLLANTLAQALHKKRLAWAEAENVPMGRTLSNMAITDIALKPPGNTKELSKAAGVRGSFVRAHGDEVLALVRELLEKSRQGELKPEAEERGPRDLNRRKREDALKAWRSAQATARKVTPSVVMPNPLLDALASRPPADLDALSALPYLGEKRVRLYGEGLLTLLAAFPLQT, from the coding sequence ATGCCGACCTTTCCCACCGGTGCACAGGACATCCAGGACGCGGCGAGCGCCCAGGCCGCCGCCCAACGACTCGAGGACGTCGCGGAGCTGTCCGTGGACGTGGAAACGGACGCGATGCATTCCTTTCGCGCCCGCCTGTGCTTCCTCCAGGTCGGGACCGACGCGGACGTCTTCCTCTTCGACACGCTGCAGCCCGGCGTGACGCCCTCGCTGCTCGCCCGGGTGATGGAGGACCCCGCGCGCACCAAGTTCTTCCACGCCGCCTCGGGCGACCTGCCCTTCCTCGCCGAGGCGGGCGTGCGCGTGCAAGGCCTGTTCGACACCCACCGCGCCGCGACGCTGCTTGGCTGGCCCAAGGTGGGGCTCGCCGACCTGGCACGCGAGCGCCTGGGCGTGGAGCTGCCCAAGGAGCACCAGCAGTCGGACTTCGCCCTGCGGCCCCTGCCGCCGGAGATGCGCGACTACATCGCCAACGACGTGCGCTACCTCGTGGAGCTGGGCCGGCAGGTGCGCGAGGAGTGCCGCGCGGCGGACATCCTCGAGGAGGTGCAGCTCGACTGCCAGCGCATGTGCGACGAGGCGGCGGCCCGGCCCGACGTGGGCGCGGACTTCAAGCCGAAGCTGCCCAAGGGCGGCCTGTCCCCCGCGCAGCTGCTGCTGGCCAACACCCTCGCCCAGGCCCTGCACAAGAAGCGCCTGGCGTGGGCCGAGGCGGAGAACGTGCCCATGGGGCGCACGCTCTCCAACATGGCCATCACCGACATCGCCCTCAAACCGCCGGGCAACACCAAGGAGCTGTCCAAGGCGGCCGGCGTGCGCGGCTCCTTCGTGCGCGCCCACGGCGACGAGGTGCTGGCGCTCGTGCGCGAGCTGTTGGAGAAGTCGCGCCAGGGCGAGCTCAAGCCCGAGGCGGAGGAGCGCGGCCCGCGCGACCTCAACCGGCGCAAGCGCGAGGACGCCCTCAAGGCGTGGCGCTCGGCCCAGGCCACCGCGCGCAAGGTGACGCCCTCGGTGGTGATGCCCAACCCGCTGCTCGACGCGCTCGCCTCCCGTCCGCCCGCGGACCTCGATGCCCTGAGCGCCCTGCCCTACCTCGGCGAGAAGCGCGTGCGCCTCTACGGCGAGGGCCTCCTCACCCTGCTGGCCGCCTTTCCCCTCCAGACCTGA
- the ttcA gene encoding tRNA 2-thiocytidine(32) synthetase TtcA: protein MTADVLRLEKTLLGHMGRAISDYSLISEGDRIMVGVSGGKDSYTLLYLLRELQRKAPVKFELLAVNLDQGHPGFPAHTLEGWFQGEGFAYKMLKEDTYSVVLEKTPPGKTQCSVCSRMRRGILYSAAVALGCNKIALGHHRDDLIHTLLLNLFFAGAVRGMPPILKSDDGRNTVIRPLCYAPEKDIAAYAALKQFPIIPCDLCGSQENLQRARMKKLVEELGRDIPDVRRSLLAAMSNVRPSQLMDKDLFDFSALASEGAVPSLDAQPPLDGGNNEGRVGGCLENRQ from the coding sequence ATGACCGCCGACGTGCTCCGCCTGGAAAAGACCCTGCTTGGCCACATGGGCCGGGCCATCTCCGACTATTCCCTCATCTCCGAGGGAGACCGCATCATGGTGGGGGTGTCCGGCGGCAAGGACTCGTACACCCTGCTCTACCTGCTGCGCGAGCTGCAGCGCAAAGCCCCGGTGAAGTTCGAATTGCTCGCGGTGAACCTGGACCAGGGCCACCCGGGCTTCCCCGCGCACACGCTGGAGGGGTGGTTCCAGGGCGAGGGCTTCGCCTACAAGATGCTCAAGGAGGACACCTACTCGGTCGTCCTCGAGAAGACGCCCCCGGGCAAGACGCAGTGCTCGGTGTGCTCGCGCATGCGCCGGGGCATCCTGTACTCGGCCGCGGTGGCGCTCGGGTGCAACAAGATCGCGCTGGGCCACCACCGCGACGACCTCATCCACACGCTCCTGCTCAACCTCTTCTTCGCGGGCGCCGTCCGGGGCATGCCGCCCATCCTCAAGAGCGATGACGGGCGCAACACCGTCATCCGGCCGCTGTGCTACGCGCCGGAGAAGGACATCGCCGCCTACGCCGCGCTCAAGCAGTTCCCCATCATCCCGTGCGACCTGTGCGGCTCGCAGGAGAACCTGCAGCGCGCGCGCATGAAGAAGCTGGTGGAGGAGCTGGGCCGGGACATCCCCGACGTGCGCCGCAGCCTCCTGGCCGCCATGAGCAATGTGCGGCCCAGCCAACTGATGGACAAGGACCTCTTCGACTTCTCCGCCCTCGCTTCCGAGGGCGCGGTACCGTCCTTGGACGCGCAGCCGCCGCTGGATGGCGGCAACAACGAAGGAAGGGTGGGCGGATGCCTCGAGAACAGGCAGTAA
- a CDS encoding TerB family tellurite resistance protein, with protein MPREQAVKARKQRNAALVEVMLLAAMADGRVSQVELQTLLRRVIERPEFEGTKPDELNALVIASAQRLSKAHDMDEILVSFRARLPDHKTRMLAFGLAASIAFADHRATRTELGLLKMFQAALGISEDEVAQIIDVIEGGGSLSEALGEPLERLYAEVMVLVSAADGQLKEAEARELVESFASDPLFHNVSPDRAQEFVSESVAALMAEGLPQRLQVLAHGLSTHAQRMKAYRLATKIAHAGGQEPSAGEQRILHILQATFGLADDEVERLDRQV; from the coding sequence ATGCCTCGAGAACAGGCAGTAAAGGCGCGCAAGCAGCGCAACGCGGCTCTGGTGGAGGTGATGTTGCTGGCGGCCATGGCCGACGGCCGGGTGAGCCAGGTGGAGCTGCAGACCCTGCTGCGGCGGGTCATCGAGCGGCCCGAGTTCGAGGGCACCAAGCCCGACGAGCTCAACGCGCTGGTCATCGCCAGCGCCCAGCGCCTGTCCAAGGCGCACGACATGGACGAAATCCTCGTCTCGTTCCGGGCGCGGCTGCCGGACCACAAGACGCGCATGCTGGCCTTCGGGCTCGCGGCGTCCATCGCGTTCGCGGACCACCGGGCCACGCGCACGGAGCTGGGCCTGCTCAAGATGTTCCAGGCCGCGCTCGGCATCTCCGAGGACGAGGTGGCGCAGATCATCGACGTCATCGAGGGCGGCGGCAGCCTCTCCGAGGCGCTGGGCGAGCCGCTCGAGCGGCTGTACGCCGAGGTGATGGTGCTGGTGAGCGCCGCGGACGGCCAGCTCAAGGAGGCCGAGGCGCGCGAGCTCGTGGAGAGCTTCGCCTCGGATCCGCTCTTCCACAACGTGAGCCCCGATCGGGCGCAGGAGTTCGTGAGCGAGTCGGTGGCGGCGCTCATGGCCGAGGGCCTGCCGCAGCGGCTGCAGGTGCTGGCGCACGGCCTGTCCACGCACGCCCAGCGCATGAAGGCCTACCGCCTGGCCACGAAGATCGCGCACGCGGGCGGTCAGGAGCCCAGCGCGGGCGAGCAGCGCATCCTCCACATCCTCCAGGCGACCTTCGGGCTCGCGGACGACGAGGTGGAGCGCCTGGACCGCCAGGTCTGA
- a CDS encoding phosphate/phosphite/phosphonate ABC transporter substrate-binding protein, with amino-acid sequence MPAPPPHPARVSFRFGLPPSLGSGPARERAEALTAFLARALHRKVEVGVAASYEALTKDLLAGRADAVWAPPFVCARMEAMGVRVLARGVRRGRSSYRSALVVRAGSGLTLATLQGRRMAWVDRDSVGGYLLPAAYLKAQGLEPARVFSAQQFTGSYQAALAAVREGTADVASVFCPPESTGLVYSDGVEVVLPGQGGAFDLLAYTEEAPNDGVPVGMSVAADVAALLERAFLTLHERADGQRLLEEIFTAERFEPAPRMGYRALYRVALASL; translated from the coding sequence ATGCCCGCGCCCCCTCCGCATCCGGCCCGCGTGTCGTTCCGCTTCGGTCTGCCGCCCTCGCTGGGCAGCGGCCCGGCGCGCGAGCGTGCCGAGGCGCTGACGGCCTTCCTGGCGCGTGCCCTGCACCGCAAGGTGGAGGTGGGGGTGGCGGCCAGCTACGAGGCGCTGACCAAGGACTTGCTCGCGGGCCGGGCGGACGCCGTCTGGGCGCCGCCCTTCGTGTGCGCGCGGATGGAGGCCATGGGCGTGCGGGTGCTGGCGCGGGGCGTGCGCCGGGGGCGCTCCTCCTACCGCTCGGCGCTGGTGGTGCGCGCGGGCTCGGGGCTGACGCTGGCCACGCTCCAGGGCCGGCGCATGGCGTGGGTGGACCGGGACTCGGTGGGCGGCTACCTGCTGCCGGCCGCGTACCTCAAGGCCCAGGGGCTGGAGCCCGCCCGCGTCTTCTCCGCGCAGCAGTTCACCGGCTCCTACCAGGCGGCCCTGGCGGCGGTGCGCGAGGGCACCGCGGACGTGGCGAGCGTCTTCTGCCCGCCGGAGTCCACGGGCCTCGTCTACTCGGACGGCGTGGAGGTGGTGCTGCCGGGCCAGGGGGGGGCGTTCGACCTGCTCGCGTACACGGAGGAGGCGCCCAACGACGGCGTCCCCGTGGGCATGAGCGTGGCGGCGGACGTGGCGGCGCTCCTGGAGCGCGCCTTCCTCACGCTGCACGAGCGCGCGGACGGCCAGCGCCTGCTGGAGGAGATCTTCACCGCGGAGCGCTTCGAGCCCGCCCCCCGCATGGGCTACCGCGCGCTCTACCGCGTGGCGCTCGCGAGCCTGTAG
- a CDS encoding DUF1338 domain-containing protein — protein MSQDATRLLDLLWERYAAEVPYARTFATLSNGRFQNDHIALRSLARPGGGIALFADVFARFGWTPAGQYTFPDTHLSAIYLAHPEGLPRVFISELHAERLSPEAQRLLAALPVDPPAPTEIQALADWFSAPPAPEEAALLALERESQYGAWLLAFGRKVNHFTGTVDDVEAWQRRMLEAGVPMKSDIEGAPGTALRQTATRAAPVPLALRGGQTRPWPYAYFEIAQRAPGFDGFLGPQARALFDMTKR, from the coding sequence ATGAGCCAGGACGCCACCCGACTGCTGGACCTGCTGTGGGAGCGCTATGCGGCCGAGGTGCCTTACGCCCGGACGTTCGCGACCCTCTCCAACGGCCGATTCCAGAACGACCACATCGCGCTGCGCTCGCTCGCCCGGCCGGGGGGCGGCATCGCGCTGTTCGCGGACGTCTTCGCCCGGTTCGGCTGGACGCCCGCCGGGCAGTACACGTTCCCCGACACCCACCTGTCCGCCATCTACCTGGCGCACCCGGAGGGCCTGCCCCGCGTCTTCATCTCGGAGCTCCACGCGGAGCGGCTGTCCCCCGAGGCCCAGCGGCTGCTGGCCGCGCTGCCCGTGGACCCGCCCGCGCCCACGGAGATTCAAGCCCTGGCCGACTGGTTCTCGGCGCCCCCCGCCCCCGAGGAGGCCGCGCTGCTGGCCCTGGAGCGGGAGTCCCAGTACGGCGCGTGGCTGCTGGCGTTCGGGCGCAAGGTGAACCACTTCACCGGGACGGTGGACGACGTGGAGGCCTGGCAGCGGCGCATGCTGGAGGCGGGCGTGCCCATGAAGAGCGACATCGAGGGCGCGCCCGGCACCGCCCTGCGGCAGACGGCCACCCGCGCCGCGCCCGTCCCACTCGCGCTCCGGGGCGGCCAGACCCGCCCCTGGCCCTATGCCTACTTCGAGATCGCCCAGCGCGCGCCTGGCTTCGACGGCTTCCTCGGGCCCCAGGCCCGCGCCCTGTTCGACATGACGAAGCGCTGA